Proteins from a genomic interval of Bos mutus isolate GX-2022 chromosome 26, NWIPB_WYAK_1.1, whole genome shotgun sequence:
- the TBC1D12 gene encoding TBC1 domain family member 12 isoform X3, translating to MVAEAKKREIKEAHKRKKIMKERFKQEESIASAMVIWINEILPNWEVMRSTRRVRELWWQGLPPSVRGKVWSLAVGNELNITPELYEIFLSRAKERWKSFSETSSENDVEGVSVADREASLELIKLDISRTFPSLYIFQKGGPYHDVLHSILGAYTCYRPDVGYVQGMSFIAAVLILNLEEADAFIAFANLLNKPCQLAFFRVDHSMMLKYFATFEVFFEENLSKLFLHFKSYSLTPDIYLIDWIFTLYSKSLPLDLACRVWDVFCRDGEEFLFRTGLGILRLYEDILLQMDFIHIAQFLTKLPEDITSEKLFSCIAAIQMQNSTKKWTQVFSSVMKDIKEGDKNNSPALKS from the exons ATGGTGGCTGAGGCTAAAAAACGAG aaattaaagaagcacataaaaggaaaaaaataatgaaagaacgGTTTAAACAGGAAGAAAGCATTGCAAGTGCAATGGTAATTTGGATCAATGAAATACTACCCAATTGGGAAGTAAT GCGTAGTACGAGAAGAGTTCGAGAATTGTGGTGGCAGGGATTGCCCCCTAGTGTTCGTGGGAAAGTTTGGAGTCTAGCTGTAGGAAATGAACTAAATATCACTCCTG AACTTTATGAAATCTTCCTCTCAAGAGCAAAGGAACGGTGGAAAAGTTTCAGTGAAACAAGTTCAGAGAATGATGTAGAAG GTGTATCTGTTGCTGATCGAGAGGCCAGTCTAGAATTAATTAAGTTGGACATATCCCGTACATTTCCATCTCTCTACATCTTTCAGAAG gGTGGCCCATATCATGATGTCTTACATAGCATATTAGGGGCATATACATGTTACCGACCGGATGTTGGTTAT GTCCAAGGGATGTCCTTCATAGCAGCAGTTCTCATTCTCAACTTGGAAGAAGCAGATGCCTTCATTGCATTTGCAAATCTCCTGAATAAGCCATGCCAGTTAGCCTTTTTTCGTGTGGATCACAGCATG ATGTTGAAATATTTTGCAACGTTTGAagtattttttgaagaaaatctcTCCAAACTATTTCTTCATTTCAAATCTTATAGTCTTACACCAGACATATACTTGATAGACTG GATCTTCACACTCTATAGCAAATCACTACCACTTGATCTGGCCTGTCGAGTATGGGATGTATTTTGCAGAGATGGGGAGGAATTTTTATTTAGGACTGGATTAGGAATCCTCCGATTATATGAAGATATTCTTCTACAGATGGACTTTATTCACATAGCACAGTTTCTAACTAAATTGCCGGAAGATATCACATCAGAAAAACTGTTCAGCTGTATTGCAGCCATTCAGATGCAGAATAGTACCAAAAAATGGACTCAG GTCTTTTCATCTGTGATGAAGGATATTAAAGAAGGAGACAAGAATAATAGTCCAGCTCTGAAAAGCTAA